A genomic region of Xanthomonas fragariae contains the following coding sequences:
- the rsfS gene encoding ribosome silencing factor has product MTTQAQVIKTSIPNPPPSVPALLANVREAVEELKAKDVVEIDVRGKYSVCDYMVVASGTSTRHVKSIAEEVVKFAKRLDVMPLGVEGEREAEWVLVDLGDVVVHVMLPRVREFYALERLWTVGDQRPDDEVADPKSD; this is encoded by the coding sequence TTGACCACCCAAGCCCAAGTCATCAAGACCTCCATTCCGAATCCCCCGCCGTCTGTACCGGCTCTGTTAGCCAATGTGCGCGAGGCCGTGGAGGAGCTGAAAGCCAAGGATGTGGTCGAGATCGATGTGCGTGGCAAGTACAGCGTCTGCGATTACATGGTGGTTGCGTCGGGCACCTCGACCCGGCACGTCAAATCGATTGCCGAAGAAGTAGTCAAGTTCGCCAAGCGTCTGGACGTGATGCCGCTGGGTGTGGAAGGCGAGCGCGAAGCCGAATGGGTGCTGGTCGACCTGGGCGATGTGGTGGTGCATGTGATGCTGCCGCGCGTGCGCGAGTTCTATGCGCTGGAGCGTCTGTGGACCGTTGGCGATCAGCGTCCGGACGACGAGGTAGCCGATCCGAAGAGTGACTGA
- a CDS encoding DUF998 domain-containing protein produces MASTEGVQRYLGLIAATVFVLAVAGFGATLPSYLQASHPVALLGANGVPHALGFNLLGFVLVGALGMTTGVSLLARMPAKSGWRLRVGGQLIVLAGLAFLGMGVLPLDPTDLDGRASQAHATAWLLWAVAFVPGMLLIAAALLNHPGMRWLAWLSLGAGLLVAVLAFGPPGLLGQAIAQRLAFLAWVGWLAVAAWAWPAKRAA; encoded by the coding sequence ATGGCAAGTACAGAAGGCGTACAGCGCTACCTGGGCCTGATCGCAGCGACGGTCTTCGTGCTGGCGGTCGCTGGTTTTGGCGCCACACTACCCAGCTATCTGCAAGCCAGCCACCCGGTTGCGCTATTGGGTGCCAATGGCGTGCCGCATGCGCTGGGCTTCAACCTGCTCGGGTTCGTGCTGGTCGGTGCGCTCGGAATGACCACCGGCGTCAGCCTGCTGGCGCGCATGCCAGCCAAATCCGGCTGGCGCCTGCGCGTGGGCGGTCAATTGATCGTGCTGGCCGGTCTGGCCTTCCTCGGCATGGGCGTGCTGCCGCTGGATCCTACCGACCTGGATGGCCGTGCCAGCCAAGCCCATGCCACCGCCTGGTTGCTGTGGGCAGTGGCGTTCGTGCCCGGCATGCTGCTGATCGCCGCTGCGTTGCTCAACCATCCCGGTATGCGCTGGCTGGCTTGGCTGAGCCTGGGAGCCGGGCTGCTAGTGGCGGTGCTGGCGTTCGGCCCGCCTGGGCTGCTGGGCCAGGCAATTGCCCAGCGTCTGGCGTTCCTGGCCTGGGTGGGCTGGTTGGCAGTGGCTGCCTGGGCCTGGCCGGCAAAGCGCGCCGCCTGA
- the lptE gene encoding LPS assembly lipoprotein LptE, with the protein MIRFPTAFAASLVLVSSLTACGFHLRNSLALPPDTPAVKVQSAVQYSELSKLLRRGLKAAGATLADEDAKTGFVQVQVSSERWGDLPIAIDSQGRAQEYSLRYAAIFSVTTANGSVLVPQQVIELSRDYVSPPVDATGTATEREILADELRKDMSASILRRIDSVVRARLQRGETLESTPTAPLPQAPTPQVQPSPAPESNVPAALPPAPQPSSNN; encoded by the coding sequence ATGATTCGATTTCCTACTGCCTTCGCTGCGTCCCTCGTGCTCGTCTCGAGCCTCACCGCGTGCGGATTTCATCTGCGCAATTCGCTTGCGCTGCCGCCCGATACACCGGCAGTGAAGGTGCAGTCCGCGGTGCAGTACAGCGAACTGTCCAAGTTGCTGCGGCGTGGCCTCAAGGCCGCGGGCGCCACGCTGGCCGACGAAGATGCCAAGACCGGCTTTGTGCAGGTGCAGGTGTCGTCCGAGCGTTGGGGCGACCTGCCGATCGCCATCGACAGCCAGGGCCGTGCGCAGGAATACAGCCTGCGCTACGCCGCCATCTTCTCCGTTACCACCGCCAACGGTTCGGTGCTGGTGCCGCAGCAGGTGATCGAGCTGTCGCGCGATTACGTGTCGCCGCCGGTAGACGCTACCGGTACCGCGACCGAGCGCGAGATCCTCGCAGACGAATTGCGCAAGGACATGTCCGCCTCGATCCTGCGCCGCATCGATAGCGTGGTGCGTGCGCGTTTGCAGCGCGGCGAAACCCTGGAAAGCACGCCGACTGCGCCGCTGCCGCAGGCCCCCACGCCGCAGGTGCAGCCGTCGCCAGCGCCTGAATCAAACGTGCCGGCCGCTTTGCCGCCTGCGCCGCAGCCGTCGTCCAACAACTGA
- the sctC gene encoding type III secretion system outer membrane ring subunit SctC: MAYACSPIHHHRRAPLGAALLLSLLQMLPSHANAAPVPWHSRTFKYVADHKDLKEVLRDLSASQSITTWISPEVTGTLSGKFEATPQRFLDDLSGTFGFVWYYDGAVLRIWGANESKNATLSLGAASTSALRDALARMRLEDPRFPIRYDEAAHVAVVSGPPGYVDTVTAIAKQVEQGARQRDATEVQVFQLHYAQAADHTTRIGGQDLQVPGMASLLRSIYGVRGASTAALPGPGANFGRVQPVGGGSSNTFGNAAQGPSGGGGSSGILGLPASWFGGGAPSDRAPVSPPLPGSGTNAPASVWPEMSQARRDAPLTVDAGSGGELASDAPVIEADPRTNAILIRDRPERMAAYTSLIQQLDNRPKLLQIDATIIEIRDGAMQDLGVDWRFHSRRVDVQTGDGRGDQLGYDGVLSGAAAAGATAPLGGTFTAVLGDAGRYLMTRVSALEQTNKAKIVSTPQVATLDNVEAVMDHKQQAFVRVSGYASADLYNLSAGVSLRVLPSVVPGSPNGQMRLDVRIEDGQLGTDTVDGIPVITSSEITTQAFVNEGQSLLIAGYASDTDQTDLNKVPGLSKIPLLGNLFKHRQKSGSRLQRLFLLTPHIVSP, from the coding sequence ATGGCATACGCCTGTTCTCCAATTCACCACCATCGACGCGCGCCCTTGGGCGCTGCCTTGCTGCTTAGCCTGCTGCAGATGCTGCCGTCGCACGCCAATGCCGCGCCGGTGCCGTGGCACTCGCGCACCTTTAAATATGTCGCCGACCACAAGGATCTCAAGGAAGTGCTGCGCGATCTGTCCGCCAGCCAATCCATCACCACCTGGATTTCACCGGAGGTGACTGGCACGCTCAGTGGCAAGTTTGAGGCCACGCCGCAGAGATTTCTTGACGATTTATCTGGAACATTCGGTTTCGTCTGGTACTACGACGGTGCCGTGCTCAGAATCTGGGGCGCGAACGAGTCCAAAAATGCGACCTTGAGTTTAGGCGCCGCATCGACGAGTGCGTTGCGCGATGCGCTTGCGCGCATGCGGCTGGAAGATCCGCGTTTTCCGATCCGCTACGACGAGGCTGCGCACGTGGCGGTGGTGTCCGGCCCGCCGGGCTATGTGGATACCGTCACAGCGATCGCCAAGCAGGTCGAGCAGGGCGCGCGCCAACGCGACGCTACCGAAGTGCAGGTGTTTCAGCTGCATTATGCGCAGGCGGCCGACCACACCACCCGCATCGGTGGGCAGGACCTCCAGGTCCCGGGCATGGCCAGCTTGTTGCGCAGCATTTACGGCGTGCGTGGCGCGTCAACTGCGGCGCTGCCCGGGCCGGGTGCTAATTTCGGGCGAGTCCAACCGGTCGGCGGTGGCTCGTCCAATACCTTCGGCAACGCTGCTCAAGGCCCGAGTGGCGGTGGCGGCAGCAGCGGCATCCTTGGGTTGCCTGCGTCGTGGTTCGGCGGTGGAGCGCCGTCCGATCGGGCTCCGGTCAGTCCGCCTTTGCCGGGCAGTGGCACCAATGCGCCGGCCAGCGTGTGGCCGGAGATGAGCCAGGCCCGCCGCGATGCTCCGCTGACAGTGGACGCAGGCAGCGGCGGCGAGCTGGCGTCCGACGCGCCGGTGATCGAAGCCGACCCCCGCACCAACGCCATCCTCATTCGTGACCGCCCGGAGCGGATGGCCGCCTACACCAGTTTGATCCAGCAGCTCGACAACCGCCCCAAGCTGCTGCAGATCGATGCTACCATCATCGAGATCCGCGATGGCGCTATGCAGGATCTCGGCGTCGACTGGCGTTTCCACAGCCGGCGTGTGGATGTGCAGACCGGCGACGGGCGTGGCGATCAGCTGGGTTATGACGGCGTGCTGAGCGGTGCGGCTGCTGCAGGTGCCACCGCTCCGTTGGGAGGTACGTTTACGGCTGTTCTGGGGGACGCTGGTCGTTACCTAATGACACGTGTGTCGGCGCTCGAGCAGACCAATAAGGCCAAGATCGTGTCCACCCCGCAGGTTGCGACGCTGGACAACGTGGAAGCGGTGATGGATCACAAGCAACAGGCATTCGTGCGTGTCAGCGGTTATGCGTCCGCAGACCTCTACAACCTGTCTGCAGGCGTGTCGCTGCGCGTATTGCCGAGTGTGGTGCCGGGGTCGCCAAACGGACAGATGCGGCTAGATGTGCGTATCGAAGACGGGCAGTTGGGCACCGATACAGTCGACGGCATTCCCGTCATCACTTCCAGCGAAATCACCACGCAGGCGTTCGTCAACGAAGGCCAGAGTCTGCTGATTGCCGGTTATGCTTCCGACACCGATCAGACGGATCTGAACAAGGTGCCCGGCCTGTCCAAGATTCCGCTGCTTGGCAACCTGTTCAAGCATCGCCAGAAGAGCGGGTCGCGGCTGCAGCGGTTGTTCTTGCTAACGCCGCATATCGTCTCGCCCTGA
- a CDS encoding lytic transglycosylase domain-containing protein produces the protein MRAGEWWRARDPQHNAAPRRRGLIAVALLCAAPLARADCFEEAAGYQHVNPWVLRAIAWQESRGRADAIHRNNNGTIDYGKMQINSIHLRRLSSYGISSDALMQPCVSVYVAAWRLREMTNKYGNTWAAVGAYHSETPAEREKYARAIHGILIKRGVVVE, from the coding sequence ATGCGGGCAGGCGAATGGTGGCGCGCGCGCGATCCCCAGCACAATGCCGCCCCTCGCCGACGCGGGTTGATTGCGGTGGCCTTGCTGTGCGCTGCGCCGCTCGCACGCGCAGACTGCTTTGAAGAAGCCGCCGGCTATCAACATGTCAATCCGTGGGTTTTACGCGCCATTGCGTGGCAGGAATCACGCGGCCGTGCCGACGCAATCCATCGCAACAACAACGGCACCATTGACTATGGAAAGATGCAGATCAACTCGATCCACCTGCGGCGTCTTTCCAGTTACGGCATTTCCAGTGACGCGTTGATGCAGCCTTGCGTCAGCGTGTATGTGGCCGCCTGGCGGCTGCGTGAGATGACCAATAAATACGGCAATACCTGGGCCGCCGTGGGCGCCTATCATTCCGAAACGCCTGCGGAGCGCGAAAAATATGCGCGTGCCATTCACGGAATTCTGATCAAGCGTGGCGTGGTCGTCGAATGA
- the holA gene encoding DNA polymerase III subunit delta: MELRPEQLAGQSNQPLQPVYLIAGAETLRVLEAADAVRARARAEGIGEREVFDADGRDFDWNQLDASFNAPSLFSPRRLVEVRLPSGKPGKDGAEVITRFCANPPSDVVLLITANDWSKAHQGKWADAVGRIGTISVAWAIKPHELPDWIERRLRSHGLRADPDAVRRLSERVEGNLLAAAQEIDKLALLADGKVLDLEAMELLVADAARYDVFRLAETTFSGQPAAVIRMLAGLRAEGEAVAALMPILIKELLRTASLSKVQANGGNLAAEMKAQGLWESRQAPFKRALQRYPEPRRWERFVAEASLIDRMAKGRADGDAWVGLERLLVAVAEARAVRLLA, encoded by the coding sequence ATGGAACTTCGTCCCGAGCAGCTTGCCGGCCAGTCCAACCAGCCGTTGCAGCCGGTCTATCTGATTGCCGGCGCCGAGACGCTGCGCGTGCTGGAAGCGGCCGATGCGGTGCGTGCGCGTGCGCGCGCCGAAGGCATCGGCGAGCGCGAAGTGTTCGATGCCGATGGCCGCGATTTTGACTGGAACCAGCTCGACGCCAGCTTCAACGCGCCCAGCCTGTTCAGCCCGCGCCGTCTGGTGGAAGTGCGCCTGCCCAGCGGCAAACCGGGCAAGGACGGCGCCGAGGTCATCACCCGCTTCTGCGCCAACCCGCCGTCGGACGTGGTGCTGCTGATCACCGCCAACGACTGGAGTAAGGCGCACCAGGGCAAGTGGGCCGACGCGGTCGGCCGCATCGGCACCATTTCGGTGGCCTGGGCGATCAAACCGCACGAGTTGCCCGACTGGATCGAGCGCCGCCTGCGCAGCCATGGCCTGCGTGCCGACCCCGACGCGGTGCGACGTTTGAGCGAGCGGGTGGAGGGCAACCTGCTCGCCGCCGCGCAGGAAATCGACAAGCTGGCCCTGCTGGCTGACGGTAAGGTGCTGGATCTGGAGGCGATGGAATTGTTGGTCGCCGATGCCGCCCGCTACGACGTGTTCCGCCTGGCCGAAACCACCTTCTCCGGGCAGCCGGCTGCGGTAATCCGCATGCTCGCCGGACTGCGTGCCGAAGGCGAAGCGGTGGCTGCGTTGATGCCGATCCTGATCAAGGAACTGCTGCGCACCGCGTCCCTGTCGAAGGTGCAGGCCAACGGCGGCAACCTCGCTGCCGAAATGAAGGCGCAAGGCCTATGGGAATCGCGCCAGGCTCCTTTCAAACGTGCGCTGCAACGCTACCCCGAACCACGCCGCTGGGAACGCTTCGTCGCCGAAGCCTCGCTGATCGACCGCATGGCCAAGGGCCGCGCCGACGGCGATGCCTGGGTAGGCTTGGAACGCTTGTTAGTAGCAGTGGCCGAAGCCCGTGCGGTGAGACTGCTGGCGTGA
- the nadD gene encoding nicotinate-nucleotide adenylyltransferase, with amino-acid sequence MQAAHAVDGPRSPVSGPRSLLHLYYGGTFDPIHLGHLSIACAARDELGAVVHLVPAADPPHRPAPGATATQRARMLELALADHSGLVLDGRELRRATQSGAPSYTVDSLRELRAELGPTTPVAWLLGADAFVGLSGWHQWEALFELAHFVIAARPGTPLDLTAAPQLAAAVQDRWAASASEMVASPAGRLWRLHQPLRGESASAVRSRIATDGAWQALVSPAVAAFIAQEGLYGSVRPAS; translated from the coding sequence ATGCAGGCTGCGCATGCTGTTGATGGTCCCAGATCCCCGGTCTCCGGTCCCCGGTCCTTGCTCCACCTCTATTACGGCGGCACCTTCGATCCGATCCACCTGGGTCACCTCTCCATCGCCTGTGCCGCGCGCGACGAGCTGGGCGCGGTCGTGCATCTGGTGCCGGCTGCCGACCCGCCGCATCGCCCTGCACCCGGTGCCACCGCCACGCAGCGCGCGCGCATGCTGGAGCTGGCGCTTGCCGATCACTCGGGGCTGGTGCTGGACGGCCGCGAACTCCGACGCGCCACTCAGAGCGGCGCGCCGTCCTACACCGTCGACAGCTTGCGCGAACTGCGCGCCGAACTCGGCCCCACGACACCGGTCGCCTGGCTGCTCGGCGCCGACGCGTTCGTTGGGCTGAGCGGTTGGCACCAGTGGGAGGCGCTGTTCGAGTTGGCCCATTTCGTCATCGCCGCTCGCCCGGGAACGCCGCTGGACCTGACCGCCGCGCCGCAGTTGGCTGCGGCGGTACAGGACCGATGGGCCGCCAGCGCGAGCGAAATGGTCGCCTCGCCGGCCGGCCGCCTTTGGCGATTGCATCAGCCATTACGCGGCGAATCGGCCAGCGCGGTGCGTTCGCGCATTGCCACGGACGGCGCTTGGCAGGCGCTGGTATCGCCGGCAGTAGCGGCATTTATCGCGCAGGAAGGCCTCTACGGCAGCGTCCGGCCGGCTAGCTGA
- the trxA gene encoding thioredoxin: protein MSDKPHVFDATTDTFEAEVLQKSLTTPVLVDFWATWCGPCKSLTPILEKLAADYNGAFELAKVDVDKEQQTAAAFQIRSVPTVFLVKGGELVDGFPGVMSEGQVREFLTQHGVLPAEPQVVEELPLAPLDPHAQAAALREAIAAEPDKHELKLDLALALLKTGDTTEAEQLIDALPANLATDDRAVRAKARLSFANVLKDAPDADALQGAVAANGADLRARHLLGVRHLLDGNDEAALEQFLEMLRQDRAFDDNLPRRSLIDAFRVIEDDDLVGRYRRKMSSLVF, encoded by the coding sequence ATGTCCGACAAGCCGCACGTATTCGATGCCACCACCGACACCTTCGAGGCCGAGGTCCTGCAGAAATCGTTGACGACACCAGTGCTGGTAGATTTCTGGGCCACTTGGTGCGGCCCGTGCAAATCGCTGACGCCGATCCTGGAAAAGCTCGCCGCCGACTACAACGGTGCGTTCGAGCTGGCCAAGGTCGATGTGGACAAAGAGCAACAGACCGCTGCGGCGTTCCAAATCCGGTCGGTGCCGACGGTATTCTTGGTCAAGGGCGGCGAACTGGTCGATGGTTTCCCGGGCGTGATGTCGGAAGGCCAGGTGCGCGAGTTTCTGACCCAGCACGGCGTGCTGCCGGCCGAGCCGCAGGTGGTCGAAGAACTGCCGCTGGCGCCGCTGGACCCGCATGCGCAGGCCGCCGCGCTACGTGAGGCGATCGCTGCCGAGCCGGACAAGCACGAACTCAAGCTGGACCTGGCACTGGCGCTGCTCAAGACCGGCGACACAACCGAGGCCGAACAGTTGATCGACGCCCTGCCCGCCAACCTGGCCACCGACGACCGCGCAGTCCGCGCCAAGGCCCGCTTGAGCTTTGCCAATGTGCTCAAGGACGCACCTGATGCCGACGCACTGCAGGGGGCCGTGGCCGCCAACGGCGCCGACCTGCGTGCGCGTCATCTGCTCGGCGTGCGCCATCTGCTCGACGGCAACGACGAAGCCGCGTTGGAGCAGTTTCTGGAGATGCTGCGGCAGGACCGCGCCTTCGACGACAATCTGCCGCGGCGCAGCCTGATCGATGCGTTCCGCGTGATCGAAGACGATGATCTGGTCGGCCGCTATCGGCGCAAGATGTCGTCGTTGGTGTTCTGA
- the xopA gene encoding XopA/Hpa1 family type III secretion system protein, translating into MRTGVVSSTLQSGVAKRPRSDFADAAYRQSDMYSFQLHETGITMDSSIGNKFSNVSNFQTNGIGPQQSETNNQNPSSAGSEQQLDQFLSMLIMLLMQQSQGSDQGSDASQGSGNNGGQQTGQQGGTGGGLSALTQMLMGIITQLLQGQNGGNGGFGSSFNSNLSTGTGQA; encoded by the coding sequence ATGCGCACCGGCGTTGTCTCTTCTACTTTGCAGTCGGGGGTGGCAAAACGCCCCCGCTCCGACTTTGCCGATGCAGCTTACCGGCAATCCGATATGTATTCATTTCAACTACATGAGACGGGAATCACCATGGACTCATCTATCGGAAATAAATTTTCGAATGTCAGCAACTTTCAGACGAATGGCATCGGGCCGCAGCAATCCGAAACCAACAATCAGAACCCCTCTTCGGCTGGCTCCGAGCAGCAACTGGATCAGTTCCTCAGCATGTTAATCATGTTGCTGATGCAGCAGAGCCAGGGCAGCGATCAGGGCAGCGACGCGAGTCAGGGCTCTGGAAACAACGGAGGACAGCAGACCGGGCAGCAGGGCGGCACCGGTGGTGGTTTGTCGGCGTTGACGCAGATGCTGATGGGGATTATTACTCAGCTGCTGCAGGGTCAAAACGGCGGCAACGGCGGTTTTGGCAGCAGTTTCAATTCTAACCTGTCTACCGGCACCGGCCAAGCTTGA
- the leuS gene encoding leucine--tRNA ligase — protein sequence MSTVEPNVYDPQQVETSAQQFWDATRAFQVDETSDKPKFYCLSMLPYPSGALHMGHVRNYTISDVVSRYKRMTGHNVMQPMGWDAFGLPAENAAIKNKTAPAKWTYANIEHMRGQLKSLGYAIDWSREFATCTPDYYVHEQRMFTRLMRKGLAYRRNAVVNWDPIDQTVLANEQVIDGRGWRSGALVEKREIPQWFLRITDYAQELLDGLDQLDGWPDSVKTMQRNWIGRSEGLEIRFDVRDTNGAALDSLHVFTTRPDTLMGVTFVSIAAEHPLALHAARSNPELAALLETLKHGGVSEAELETQEKRGMATGLTAVHPISGEQVPVWVANFVLMGYGTGAVMAVPGHDQRDFEFANKYGLPIVQVVRLREPRTEDEQSWDATQWRDWYTDKSRELELINSAEFDGLDFGGAFEALAERFERKGQGQRRVNYRLRDWGVSRQRYWGCPIPVVYCAKCGAVPVPEDQLPVVLPENVEFAGTGSPIKTDPRWRQTTCPDCGGPAERETDTFDTFMESSWYVARYTSPNARDMVDRRANYWMPADLYVGGIEHAILHLMYFRFYHKLMRDARLVDSDEPVTNLLTQGMVIADTFYRDADNGGKEWINPADVEVQRDARGRVTGAVLIADGHPVCIGGTEKMSKSKNNGVDPQSMVAKYGADTVRLFSMFAAPPEQSLEWNEAGVDGMARFMRRLWVQVHKHVGEGTAAALDVASLSAEQKAIRRKTHETIGKVSDDYGRRHSFNTAIAAVMELSNALAKFDDASAQGRAVRQEALEALVLLLNPITPHASHALWQVLGRGETLLEDVAFPQVDAAALVRDALTLAVQINGKLRGTIEVAADAGREQIEALAQAEPNAAKFLEGLAVRKIIIVPGRIVNIVAG from the coding sequence ATGTCCACCGTCGAACCGAACGTCTACGACCCGCAGCAGGTCGAAACCTCCGCCCAGCAGTTCTGGGATGCCACCCGCGCTTTTCAGGTCGACGAAACGTCGGACAAACCGAAGTTCTATTGCCTGTCGATGCTGCCGTACCCGTCCGGTGCGCTGCACATGGGCCATGTGCGCAATTACACCATCTCCGATGTGGTCAGCCGCTACAAGCGCATGACCGGCCACAACGTGATGCAGCCGATGGGCTGGGATGCGTTCGGTCTGCCGGCGGAAAATGCCGCGATCAAGAACAAGACCGCGCCGGCCAAGTGGACCTACGCCAACATCGAGCACATGCGCGGGCAGCTGAAGTCGCTGGGCTATGCGATCGATTGGTCGCGCGAGTTCGCCACCTGCACGCCGGACTATTATGTGCACGAGCAGCGCATGTTCACCCGGCTGATGCGCAAGGGTTTGGCCTATCGCCGCAATGCGGTGGTTAACTGGGACCCGATCGATCAGACCGTGCTGGCCAACGAGCAGGTCATCGACGGCCGCGGCTGGCGTTCCGGCGCATTGGTCGAAAAACGCGAGATCCCGCAGTGGTTTCTGCGCATCACCGATTACGCGCAGGAACTGCTCGACGGCCTGGATCAACTTGACGGCTGGCCGGATTCGGTCAAGACCATGCAGCGCAACTGGATCGGCCGCTCGGAAGGGTTGGAAATCCGGTTCGACGTGCGCGACACCAACGGCGCAGCGCTCGACTCGCTGCACGTGTTCACCACCCGTCCGGACACGCTCATGGGCGTGACCTTCGTTTCAATCGCCGCCGAGCATCCGCTGGCGCTGCACGCGGCCAGGTCCAACCCGGAGCTGGCTGCGCTGCTGGAAACGCTCAAGCACGGCGGCGTCTCCGAAGCCGAGTTGGAAACCCAGGAAAAACGCGGCATGGCCACCGGCCTGACCGCAGTGCATCCGATCAGCGGCGAACAGGTGCCTGTGTGGGTGGCCAACTTCGTGCTGATGGGCTACGGCACCGGCGCTGTTATGGCGGTGCCCGGCCACGATCAGCGCGATTTCGAATTCGCCAACAAATACGGCCTGCCGATCGTGCAGGTAGTCCGGCTGCGCGAGCCGCGCACCGAAGACGAACAGAGCTGGGACGCTACCCAATGGCGCGACTGGTATACCGACAAGAGCCGCGAGCTGGAGCTGATCAATTCGGCCGAGTTCGACGGCCTGGATTTCGGTGGCGCCTTTGAAGCATTGGCCGAGCGTTTCGAGCGCAAAGGCCAGGGCCAGCGTCGCGTCAATTACCGCCTGCGCGACTGGGGCGTGAGCCGCCAGCGTTACTGGGGTTGCCCGATTCCGGTGGTCTATTGCGCCAAATGCGGCGCGGTGCCGGTGCCGGAAGATCAGCTGCCGGTGGTGCTGCCGGAAAACGTGGAGTTTGCCGGCACCGGTTCGCCGATTAAGACAGATCCGCGCTGGCGCCAGACCACCTGCCCGGACTGCGGTGGCCCGGCCGAGCGCGAGACCGACACCTTCGACACCTTCATGGAATCGAGCTGGTACGTGGCGCGCTACACCAGCCCGAACGCACGCGATATGGTCGACCGCCGCGCCAACTACTGGATGCCGGCCGACCTGTACGTGGGCGGCATCGAGCACGCGATCCTGCACCTGATGTACTTCCGTTTCTATCACAAGCTCATGCGCGACGCGCGGCTGGTGGACAGCGACGAGCCGGTGACCAATCTGCTTACCCAGGGCATGGTCATCGCCGATACGTTCTATCGCGATGCCGACAACGGCGGCAAGGAGTGGATCAATCCGGCCGACGTGGAAGTCCAGCGCGACGCGCGTGGCCGTGTCACTGGCGCGGTGCTGATTGCCGACGGCCACCCGGTATGCATCGGCGGCACCGAGAAGATGTCCAAGTCCAAGAACAACGGCGTGGACCCGCAGTCGATGGTGGCCAAGTACGGCGCCGATACTGTACGGCTGTTCTCTATGTTCGCCGCACCGCCGGAGCAGTCGCTGGAATGGAACGAGGCCGGCGTCGACGGCATGGCGCGCTTCATGCGCCGGCTATGGGTGCAGGTGCATAAGCATGTTGGCGAGGGCACCGCCGCCGCGTTGGACGTGGCCAGCCTGAGTGCCGAGCAGAAGGCGATCCGCCGCAAAACCCATGAAACCATCGGCAAGGTCAGCGACGACTATGGCCGCCGCCACAGCTTCAACACCGCCATCGCGGCGGTGATGGAACTGTCCAACGCGCTGGCAAAGTTCGACGATGCCAGCGCGCAGGGCCGCGCGGTGCGCCAGGAAGCGCTGGAAGCGCTGGTGCTGTTGCTCAACCCGATCACCCCGCACGCCAGCCACGCCTTGTGGCAGGTGCTGGGCCGGGGCGAGACGCTGTTGGAAGATGTCGCCTTTCCGCAGGTCGATGCCGCCGCGCTGGTGCGCGATGCGCTGACGTTGGCGGTGCAGATCAACGGCAAGCTGCGCGGCACCATCGAGGTGGCCGCCGACGCCGGCCGCGAGCAGATCGAAGCGCTGGCGCAGGCCGAGCCGAACGCGGCCAAGTTCCTCGAAGGACTTGCCGTGCGCAAGATCATCATCGTGCCCGGCAGGATCGTGAATATCGTGGCAGGGTGA